One region of Kazachstania africana CBS 2517 chromosome 3, complete genome genomic DNA includes:
- the RAD52 gene encoding recombinase RAD52 (similar to Saccharomyces cerevisiae RAD52 (YML032C); ancestral locus Anc_5.575): MDEKKPSIPLPDDVQSKLDKKLGPEYISKRIGFGTSRVAYLEGWRAINLANQIFGYNGWSTEVKNVVIDFLDERQGKYSIGCSAIVRVSLADGTYREDIGYGTVENERRKAAAFERAKKSAVTDALKRSLRGFGNALGNCLYDKDFLAKIDKVKFDPPDFDEGNLFRPTDELSELSRSATTEGDSFPNKKRQLTKPGSTIQYPKNTKQERNIQLPQLQVQNPASNLNSSDMAALSNRSSRTVITRQEADDLLDDSFMFSDDLQDDDLINVDNKDRSTTLKMKENNEGVTFVSAKGATTLQNNNKIPENSIFDPKYQAQSIKHTIDQSTSKHVPASILKEKGVSTSRTDLYQKYAPKGKELNSNTNSSTVDSNKNNSGMSAPPISATESSSSINGNATAPTRPIAATNIASPTVANNNSSKFAPPPNGVVHPNSHIQPLPQNKSARREVGRPKVNPLQLRKQNP; encoded by the coding sequence ATGGATGAGAAAAAGCCATCTATTCCCTTACCAGATGATGTTCAATCAAAATTGGATAAGAAGCTAGGACCCGAGTATATCTCGAAGAGAATAGGTTTTGGTACGAGTAGAGTAGCATATTTGGAAGGATGGAGGGCCATCAACCTAGCTAACCAGATTTTTGGCTACAATGGTTGGTCCACTGAGGTTAAAAATGTCGTGATCGATTTCTTAGACGAAAGACAAGGTAAATATAGCATTGGTTGCAGTGCAATCGTAAGAGTCAGTCTTGCTGATGGGACCTATAGAGAGGATATTGGTTATGGTACCGTTGAAAACGAAAGAAGAAAGGCGGCTGCTTTTGAAAGGGCTAAAAAGTCCGCTGTTACAGATGCACTAAAAAGATCGTTAAGAGGTTTTGGTAATGCCCTTGGAAATTGTCTGTACGATAAGGATTTTTTAGCTAAAATCGATAAAGTGAAATTCGACCCACcagattttgatgaaggTAATCTATTTAGACCTACCGACGAACTAAGTGAATTGTCAAGATCTGCCACGACAGAAGGTGATTCCTTTCCAAATAAAAAGAGACAATTGACAAAGCCGGGTTCCACAATACAATACCCAAAAAATACAAAGCAAGAGCGCAATATTCAACTACCACAGCTTCAAGTTCAAAATCCGGCATCGAATTTAAATTCTAGCGACATGGCGGCCTTGTCAAATAGAAGTAGCAGAACTGTAATAACAAGGCAAGAAGCAGATGATTTGTTAGATGATTCATTTATGTTCAGTGATGATTTACAAGATGATGACCTTATAAATGTGGATAATAAAGACAGAAGTACCACGTTAAAAATGAAGGAGAATAATGAAGGAGTAACGTTTGTTTCCGCTAAGGGTGCCACCACTTTGCAGaataacaataaaataCCAGAAAATAGCATTTTTGATCCCAAATATCAAGCACAATCTATCAAACATACTATAGATCAGAGCACTTCAAAACATGTTCCAGCTAgtatattgaaagaaaagggCGTTAGTACATCAAGAACTGATCTTTATCAGAAATATGCACCAAAGGGTAAAGAACTGAATTCAAATACTAATTCAAGCACAGTTGATAGCAATAAGAATAATTCTGGAATGTCCGCACCTCCGATTAGTGCAACGGAGTCATCTTCCAGTATCAATGGCAATGCCACAGCGCCTACTAGACCCATTGCCGCAACAAATATAGCTAGTCCTACCGTAgcaaataataattcaagCAAATTTGCTCCACCTCCAAATGGGGTTGTTCATCCAAATTCCCATATACAACCACTACCTCAAAACAAATCAGCTAGAAGGGAGGTCGGAAGGCCTAAAGTAAACCCATTACAACTTAGGAAGCAAAATCCTTAA
- the SRC1 gene encoding Src1p (similar to Saccharomyces cerevisiae YDR458C and SRC1 (YML034W); ancestral locus Anc_5.577) → MDLDYLNPDFDTSTLKVTDLRRILTENSIDYSSHSKKSQLLELYKENIVPLIPELREKHLNVKPSSNGIKGITPDNTIKKKRKRESLENESAINPETNSTGRKLNEEFLKDASTPLNKKSKKDSKSMTPIIDKVSKKSPSKSPERALMIDKFELSSSSSDSDLADSIVQFTESKLFESQQRTSSTPSKNNLDFSYKGNEASPSFNNLKVSPAFAKQLHRALEENKNTTEATEEGKSNYSPLLSDESSITDFIPSSSKIPNVPSLNEQLSPAYDFSKPERGEPLVEITDVDNDMDDNLQIGRIKTPELPDEDDVKESENRVKQMQNQIDNHDENSSAESGSFTNPKKDLAQKAKESNLPKLQKTPVIRSKDVILTEQHIKQGLEPILSRSRKEEEKYDVKHILDDNIEIKEDDELEVISDDDEQTAAINGHEDTKPRTFARFIRTCFFNSLALSFIMVPILLGLWYREQKLLVGYCGHELPTSKFETLYPHFPLASTLDNILVPLLPECIPCPENSICYPHMKLKCKPDHKLVRSKFNLFGLIPISHKCERDDKRDQLVKEVVEKSLEFLRIKNAQIMCGESNNDLESGLSEDELYEIFNESRAPWIEAEEFSELWDEVVQILKEKPEITWRQVSNDDLFFIKSNKNEITNKSKQLFDDNPDFSNDTDKHIQAHEIQGQEGYISQTRTKSKNGHFRSSSKKYISLKCKFESEVYRTYYNFRYLIWALVATLSFIKIIEVSLKKYFKEKKETVQLAKKTIERLKKAKKQNADPAYLSTVQLRDIFLSDLVDLKYKNYLWEKALKELRSNTNIKTNLVEIHGEVMKCLEWIGPLEDDENITNGND, encoded by the coding sequence ATGGATCTAGATTATTTAAATCCTGATTTTGACACATCGACCTTAAAAGTAACTGATCTGAGAAGGATTTTAACAGAAAATTCGATCGACTATTCATCACATTCTAAGAAATCTCAGTTATTAGAATTATACAAGGAAAATATTGTTCCATTGATTCCTGAGTTAAGGGAAAAACACCTAAATGTGAAACCAAGCAGTAACGGAATCAAAGGAATTACCCCAGATAATACaatcaaaaagaaaagaaagagagaatctttagaaaatgaaagtgCTATTAATCCAGAAACTAACTCCACTGGAAGAAAACTTAATGAAGAGTTTCTGAAAGATGCATCTACTCCtttaaacaaaaaatcGAAAAAAGATTCTAAATCTATGACACCTATAATCGATAAAGTATCGAAGAAAAGTCCATCAAAATCCCCAGAAAGAGCACTTATGATtgacaaatttgaattgtCATCCTCATCCTCTGATTCTGATTTAGCCGATTCAATAGTTCAGTTTacagaatcaaaattgtttgaaTCTCAACAAAGAACATCATCAACACCATCGAAAAATAACTtagatttttcatataAAGGAAATGAAGCATCTCCAAGTTTTAATAACTTGAAGGTGTCACCTGCATTTGCTAAACAACTTCATAGGGCactagaagaaaataaaaataccACAGAGGCAACCGAGGAAggaaaatcaaattattcCCCTTTGTTATCTGATGAAAGTAGCATTACTGATTTCATACCTTCTTCAAGTAAAATTCCTAACGTACCTTCACTGAACGAACAATTGTCTCCCGCATATGATTTCAGTAAACCTGAAAGGGGTGAACCATTAGTGGAAATAACTGATGTTGACAATGATATGGATGACAATCTCCAAATTGGCCGTATTAAGACCCCAGAATTGCCAGATGAGGATGATGTaaaagaaagtgaaaacCGTGTTAAACAAATGCAGAATCAAATTGACAACCATGACGAGAATTCAAGTGCTGAGTCAGGATCATTTACCAATCCAAAAAAGGACTTGGCGCAAAAGGCTAAAGAATCcaatttaccaaaattaCAGAAGACACCAGTTATAAGATCCAAAGATGTAATCTTAACAGAACAACACATAAAACAAGGTCTAGAGCcaattttatcaagaagtcgaaaagaagaagaaaagtatGATGTGAAACATATCCTAGATGACAATAtagaaattaaagaagatgatgagtTAGAGGTCATCtcagatgatgatgaacaAACTGCTGCTATAAATGGGCATGAAGATACCAAGCCAAGAACATTTGCTCGTTTTATTAGGACTTGTTTCTTTAATTCTCTAGCTTTATCTTTCATAATGGTACCAATATTACTGGGACTTTGGTACCGTGAGCAAAAATTATTGGTTGGCTATTGTGGTCATGAATTACCTActtctaaatttgaaactttaTATCCACATTTCCCCCTAGCTTCCACATTAGATAACATTTTAGTGCCTTTACTGCCCGAATGCATACCATGTCctgaaaattcaatttgCTACCCTCACATGAAACTAAAATGTAAGCCTGATCACAAGCTGGTAAGatccaaattcaatttatttggATTGATACCAATCAGTCATAAATGTGAAAGGGATGATAAGAGAGACCAATTAGTTAAAGAAGTGGTCGAAAAATCACTAGAATTtttaagaataaaaaatgcACAAATTATGTGTGGCGAAAGCAATAATGATCTGGAAAGCGGCCTAAGTGAAGATGAACTTTACGAAATATTTAATGAATCTCGCGCCCCATGGATTGAAGCGGAAGAGTTTTCAGAGCTATGGGATGAAgttgttcaaattttaaaagaaaaaccaGAAATCACATGGAGGCAAGTGAGTAATGATGacttattttttattaaatcaAACAAGAATGAAATTACTAACAAATCTAAACAGTTATTCGATGATAACCCCGACTTTTCAAACGATACCGATAAACACATTCAAGCCCATGAGATTCAAGGACAGGAAGGATATATTTCACAAACAAGAACCAAATCAAAAAACGGACATTTTCGCTCATCGTCCAAGAAATATATCAGCCTCAAATGCAAGTTTGAAAGTGAAGTATACAGAACCTATTACAATTTCAGATATCTAATTTGGGCCCTTGTTGCTACATTATCATTCATAAAAATTATAGAGGTCAGcctaaaaaaatatttcaaggagaagaaagaaactgTACAGTTAGCTAAAAAGACTATCGAGAGGCTCAAGAAAGCCAAAAAACAAAATGCCGACCCAGCCTATTTAAGTACAGTGCAATTACGTGACATATTCCTGTCTGATCTAGTGGACTTGAAATACAAGAATTATTTGTGGGAGAAAGCATTAAAAGAGTTGAGATCCAATACAAATATCAAAACAAATTTGGTGGAAATACATGGGGAAGTCATGAAATGCCTTGAATGGATAGGCCCGcttgaagatgacgaaaATATCACTAATGGAAATGATTGA